The following are from one region of the Methanomassiliicoccales archaeon LGM-DZ1 genome:
- a CDS encoding leucine-rich repeat protein: MRYAIAAVIALAALAAALAAPAADADDATSCDIGDFTYTLNTDSGTAEITTYIGEGGAVTFPATAECGGNTFTVSSIAEGVLGEKASAVTSAAIESEVQYLPAGIFRNCTALETVTFPSTVALVPIQCFDGCTSLRSVSLGNITIISDAAFRGCTALEFSIPETVTQIGSESFSGCSALDAQLPSGLEYLGPDAFSGCVSLSAVFVPGTVRIVGAEAFYGCTGITDLTLGGGVANIRDRAFYGCTGIASVTLPSTLTALGSQAFGGCSSVTGFESDSSAFTVADGVLFDSDGTTLIAYPAGKDADSYAIPSGVDSIEGYAFRMPSSASLKTIDASTLASVPSYSFAECASAVSIILNSSVSSIGNGAFSGCASMTGIDLGDSLARIPVRCFEGCTSLTEVTVPASVTEIRSIAFSGTSGLRLDILSSRLNVYSDAFSGAEGLRVNTVLDTSSWGSGITVNQDLFTMTVVLTDDSSYEVQFHAGDATDLETPVRAGYGFVGWIGKPAVMPAQDISVSADWTRNIYYLAFDANGGTGSMEAQTVLYGINTPLKPCAFDKSDGVFAGWSLTADGSVVYTDEEMVTDVASQQGETVILYAVWAEPDYIIVFNANGGEGEMANQSFAEGVGRILRPNTFQREGFTFEGWALTADGSVVYTDGQFVTPTSDMVLYAVWGGGEPADGDSSESAAAILAVFAGTLISAAVAAVAYVRPRM; this comes from the coding sequence ATGAGGTATGCGATCGCGGCCGTAATTGCATTGGCAGCGCTGGCGGCGGCCTTGGCCGCCCCGGCCGCGGATGCGGATGATGCAACGAGCTGTGACATCGGGGATTTCACCTATACCCTCAACACGGACAGCGGCACCGCCGAGATAACCACCTACATAGGGGAAGGCGGCGCCGTCACGTTCCCAGCGACGGCGGAATGCGGCGGGAATACCTTCACTGTCAGCTCCATAGCCGAGGGGGTCCTCGGAGAGAAGGCCTCCGCGGTCACGAGCGCGGCCATCGAATCCGAGGTTCAGTACCTCCCGGCCGGGATCTTCAGGAACTGCACCGCCCTGGAAACTGTAACCTTCCCGTCGACGGTGGCCCTGGTCCCGATCCAATGCTTCGACGGATGCACCTCCCTCAGGTCCGTGAGCCTGGGGAACATCACGATCATCAGCGATGCCGCGTTCAGAGGATGCACCGCCCTTGAATTCAGTATCCCAGAGACCGTCACTCAGATCGGCAGCGAGTCGTTCAGCGGATGCTCGGCGTTGGATGCCCAGCTCCCGTCGGGACTGGAATACCTCGGCCCCGACGCCTTCAGCGGATGCGTTTCCCTGAGCGCTGTGTTCGTCCCTGGTACAGTGAGAATCGTGGGCGCGGAGGCGTTCTACGGATGCACCGGGATAACGGATCTGACTCTGGGCGGCGGGGTCGCCAATATCCGCGACAGAGCGTTCTACGGATGCACGGGCATAGCGTCCGTGACGCTTCCGTCCACCCTTACAGCGCTGGGCAGCCAGGCGTTCGGAGGATGCTCGTCCGTGACCGGTTTTGAGTCAGACAGCTCAGCGTTCACTGTCGCGGACGGAGTGCTGTTCGATTCGGACGGAACAACGCTGATCGCCTACCCTGCGGGGAAGGATGCGGACTCCTATGCCATCCCGTCCGGCGTGGACTCCATCGAGGGGTATGCGTTCAGAATGCCGTCCTCGGCATCGCTGAAGACCATCGATGCAAGCACGCTCGCCTCCGTTCCGAGCTATTCCTTCGCAGAATGCGCATCCGCTGTCTCGATAATCCTGAACTCCTCTGTCAGCAGCATCGGCAACGGCGCCTTCTCTGGATGTGCCAGCATGACAGGCATCGACCTGGGGGACTCGCTTGCCAGGATCCCTGTCAGATGCTTCGAGGGATGCACGTCCCTCACCGAAGTGACCGTCCCGGCATCGGTCACCGAGATAAGGAGCATAGCTTTCAGCGGCACCTCGGGCCTGCGCCTCGATATCCTCTCCTCCAGGCTGAACGTCTACTCCGACGCGTTCAGCGGGGCCGAGGGGCTCAGGGTGAACACGGTCCTGGACACCTCCTCATGGGGCTCGGGGATCACCGTGAACCAGGACCTGTTCACGATGACCGTGGTCCTGACCGACGATTCCTCGTACGAGGTGCAGTTCCATGCCGGTGACGCGACCGACCTGGAGACCCCTGTCCGTGCCGGGTACGGGTTCGTGGGTTGGATCGGCAAACCGGCCGTCATGCCTGCGCAGGACATAAGCGTCTCCGCGGACTGGACTCGGAACATCTACTATCTGGCATTCGATGCCAACGGCGGCACCGGGAGCATGGAGGCCCAGACCGTCCTCTACGGGATCAACACCCCTCTGAAACCGTGCGCTTTCGACAAAAGCGACGGTGTGTTCGCCGGATGGTCTCTCACCGCCGACGGTTCAGTCGTGTACACCGACGAGGAAATGGTGACCGATGTCGCTTCCCAGCAGGGCGAGACCGTCATCCTGTACGCGGTATGGGCGGAGCCGGATTACATCATCGTCTTCAACGCGAACGGCGGAGAGGGCGAGATGGCCAACCAGAGCTTCGCCGAAGGAGTAGGGCGTATCCTCAGGCCCAACACCTTCCAGCGCGAAGGATTCACCTTCGAAGGGTGGGCCCTCACCGCCGACGGCTCCGTCGTGTACACCGACGGCCAGTTCGTGACCCCGACCTCCGACATGGTCCTGTACGCCGTATGGGGCGGCGGGGAGCCCGCGGACGGGGATTCATCGGAGTCCGCAGCCGCCATCCTCGCCGTCTTCGCCGGGACATTGATATCCGCCGCCGTGGCGGCCGTTGCATACGTGCGCCCGAGGATGTGA
- the dph5 gene encoding diphthine synthase, translated as MTPELDFVGLGLSGVDGMTVKAFNALKECDRIFAEFYTSNLIGASAEDLEKALGKKIEIVYRSEVEEGHRIIDSAKECRTAFVTAGDTMLATTHVDLMIQAKYENIPVKVFNGVSIFSACPTCFGLQPYKFGRAVTLPFLEKGWQPKSPYDHIMENKKRGLHTMILLDIRAEELRYMTAKDAIEWLLAGEEKWGEGLIDDKTLLCVVSHAGAPDQKVSAGYPKDLLKMDLGSPLQTLVLPGELHFMEAEALVDFAGAPKEIIKDDE; from the coding sequence ATGACACCCGAGCTCGATTTCGTAGGTCTCGGCCTGAGCGGCGTGGACGGCATGACCGTGAAGGCGTTCAACGCTCTGAAGGAATGCGACAGGATATTCGCGGAGTTCTACACCTCCAATCTCATCGGCGCCTCCGCGGAAGATCTCGAGAAGGCCCTGGGGAAGAAGATCGAGATCGTCTACCGTTCCGAGGTCGAGGAGGGCCACAGGATCATCGACAGCGCCAAAGAGTGCAGGACCGCCTTCGTGACCGCCGGCGACACGATGCTCGCGACCACCCACGTGGACCTCATGATCCAGGCGAAGTACGAGAACATCCCCGTGAAGGTGTTCAACGGGGTCTCGATCTTCAGCGCCTGCCCTACATGCTTCGGCCTCCAGCCCTACAAGTTCGGGAGGGCGGTCACCCTGCCGTTCCTCGAGAAAGGGTGGCAGCCCAAGTCCCCCTACGACCACATCATGGAGAACAAGAAGCGCGGTCTCCACACCATGATCCTCCTGGACATCCGCGCCGAGGAGCTGCGCTACATGACCGCCAAGGACGCCATCGAGTGGCTCCTGGCCGGGGAGGAGAAGTGGGGTGAGGGACTCATAGACGACAAGACCCTCCTCTGCGTGGTCTCCCATGCGGGAGCGCCGGACCAGAAGGTTTCCGCCGGCTACCCGAAGGACCTCCTGAAGATGGACCTCGGGTCTCCCCTGCAGACCCTCGTCCTGCCGGGCGAGCTCCACTTCATGGAAGCGGAGGCCCTGGTGGACTTCGCCGGAGCTCCCAAAGAGATCATCAAGGACGATGAATGA
- a CDS encoding class I SAM-dependent methyltransferase family protein, producing the protein MARCIRVPKKGAEPLREALMEQGLLDLDHRIRRDGDFILIPVLADSFGGYEAEEADLEVQEHGETDYRNLSGVPEGLRDLLPSSFDVVGDIAIMKLPDELLPYKAGIGEALLKTEHGVRAVFLDGGVKGEFRIRDLEKIAGEGTSETVHREYGTRMMTDPSKVYFNPRLATERARVASLVRDGEVIIDMFAGVAPFGTVIARHAHPAKIYSIDLNPECERFMRENIRMNGITCMEAIIGDSTQVIKGLPKADRIIMNLPQMADRFLDSALRAAKPSGTIHMHRVMERSALEDFERDLVSRMASEGLGMRIVRVQELKTYSPTMSVYVFDIMPEAADSSE; encoded by the coding sequence ATGGCCAGGTGCATTCGTGTCCCGAAGAAGGGCGCCGAGCCTCTGAGGGAGGCCCTTATGGAGCAGGGCCTCCTGGACCTGGACCACAGGATCCGCCGTGACGGGGACTTCATCCTCATCCCGGTGCTGGCCGATTCCTTCGGCGGCTATGAGGCCGAGGAGGCCGACCTCGAGGTCCAGGAGCACGGCGAGACCGATTACCGGAACCTCTCCGGGGTCCCCGAGGGTCTCAGGGATCTCCTGCCGTCCTCGTTCGATGTCGTCGGCGACATCGCGATTATGAAGCTTCCCGATGAACTGCTTCCTTACAAGGCGGGCATCGGCGAGGCCTTGCTCAAAACTGAGCATGGGGTCCGGGCGGTGTTCCTCGACGGGGGTGTCAAGGGCGAGTTCAGGATCCGCGACCTCGAGAAGATCGCCGGCGAAGGCACTTCCGAGACGGTCCACCGCGAGTACGGCACCAGGATGATGACCGACCCGTCCAAGGTCTACTTCAACCCCCGCCTGGCCACCGAGAGGGCAAGGGTCGCCTCGCTCGTAAGGGACGGCGAGGTCATCATCGACATGTTCGCGGGAGTGGCGCCTTTCGGCACCGTGATCGCGCGCCATGCGCATCCCGCGAAGATATATTCCATCGACCTGAACCCAGAATGCGAGAGGTTCATGCGCGAGAACATCCGCATGAACGGGATAACCTGCATGGAGGCCATCATCGGGGACTCGACGCAGGTCATAAAGGGCCTGCCGAAGGCGGACCGCATAATCATGAACCTCCCGCAGATGGCCGACCGGTTCCTGGACTCCGCTCTCCGTGCCGCGAAGCCGTCCGGTACGATCCACATGCACCGGGTGATGGAGCGCTCCGCGTTGGAGGATTTCGAGCGGGACCTCGTATCCCGGATGGCCTCCGAGGGCCTGGGGATGAGGATCGTCCGCGTTCAGGAGCTGAAGACGTACTCGCCAACCATGAGCGTGTACGTCTTCGACATCATGCCTGAGGCTGCTGATTCTTCGGAGTGA
- the dcd gene encoding dCTP deaminase: protein MTILSDRDILHCMKTGRIGISDYSEKSLTPNGYDLRVAEISVNGSIVKEGTVRIPPKTMFFVSTVERVKMADDICGNLWLRTTWIRKGTVAAFGMVDAGFEGTLTLGSYNTSDSELEIPIGERYCQLVFQTMSSPSEKSYEKRSGHYQGQTGVTLTPKNQQPQA, encoded by the coding sequence ATGACGATACTCTCCGACAGAGATATCCTGCACTGCATGAAGACCGGCCGCATCGGCATCTCCGATTACAGCGAGAAGAGCCTGACCCCCAACGGCTACGACCTCCGCGTCGCGGAGATCTCGGTCAACGGCAGCATCGTGAAGGAAGGGACCGTCAGGATCCCCCCGAAGACCATGTTCTTCGTATCCACCGTTGAGAGGGTTAAGATGGCCGACGATATCTGCGGCAACCTCTGGCTGAGGACCACCTGGATCAGGAAGGGCACGGTGGCCGCCTTCGGTATGGTCGATGCAGGGTTCGAAGGCACCCTGACCCTCGGATCCTACAACACCTCGGACAGCGAGCTCGAGATCCCCATCGGGGAGCGCTACTGCCAGCTGGTCTTCCAGACGATGAGCTCCCCTTCTGAGAAGAGCTACGAGAAGCGCTCGGGGCATTACCAGGGCCAGACCGGGGTCACGCTCACTCCGAAGAATCAGCAGCCTCAGGCATGA
- a CDS encoding histidinol-phosphate transaminase: protein MRFEPRKEIADLPATVHGGQGWRYAGVEDYSQNLNPFGPPPELADAIVGAMSQMGHYPDASNAEPRRALAEAYGVPAECISMGAGSSEIIRDFPNVFCAKGDRVLLMHPSFAEYAQQCRIAGAEVSYMELEPENGFRIDEVALSARLREEPYKAVYICNPNNPTGVIEDRAKLERIISEASDLGTLVFLDETLLALSDPDGTRTMIPRIGRYDNLVIADSYTKSFAVPGLRIGFCISSPEIAEQMAKVQLPWNLGVAEQAAAVYLAGRLDYVRSAACELRRESERMERELSGIGFPCVHTDSFFRFAPVGTAARDGRGLQEKMLRHGIMIRDCASFGGRFAGYVRYCAKDSERDGRFIEAAEAVMKETEGL from the coding sequence ATGAGGTTCGAGCCGAGGAAGGAGATAGCGGACCTCCCCGCGACCGTTCACGGGGGCCAGGGATGGCGCTATGCCGGCGTGGAGGACTACAGTCAGAACCTGAACCCGTTCGGTCCTCCCCCGGAACTTGCTGATGCGATAGTCGGCGCCATGTCCCAGATGGGCCACTATCCCGACGCTTCGAACGCCGAGCCCCGCCGCGCCCTCGCAGAGGCGTACGGCGTCCCTGCCGAATGCATCTCCATGGGCGCCGGGTCCTCGGAGATCATCAGGGACTTCCCGAACGTCTTCTGCGCGAAAGGCGACAGGGTCCTTCTCATGCATCCGTCCTTCGCCGAGTACGCCCAGCAGTGCCGCATCGCGGGCGCCGAGGTGTCCTACATGGAGCTGGAGCCGGAGAACGGCTTCAGAATAGATGAGGTGGCCCTCTCCGCCAGGCTCAGGGAGGAGCCCTATAAGGCGGTCTACATCTGCAACCCCAACAACCCCACCGGGGTCATCGAGGACAGGGCCAAGCTGGAGCGCATCATCTCAGAGGCTTCGGACCTGGGCACCCTGGTGTTCCTCGACGAGACCCTGCTCGCCCTCTCGGACCCCGACGGCACGAGGACCATGATCCCGCGCATCGGCAGGTACGATAACCTCGTCATCGCCGATTCCTATACCAAGAGCTTCGCGGTCCCCGGATTGAGGATCGGGTTCTGCATATCCTCGCCCGAGATCGCGGAGCAGATGGCCAAGGTCCAGCTCCCGTGGAACCTCGGCGTCGCCGAGCAGGCGGCCGCCGTCTATCTGGCGGGAAGGCTGGATTATGTGAGGTCGGCGGCCTGCGAGCTCCGCAGGGAGTCCGAGCGCATGGAACGCGAGCTGTCCGGCATAGGCTTCCCGTGCGTGCATACCGACTCGTTCTTCAGGTTCGCGCCTGTCGGGACCGCCGCCCGCGACGGCCGCGGCCTGCAGGAGAAGATGCTCCGCCATGGGATCATGATCAGGGACTGCGCCTCCTTCGGCGGCAGGTTCGCCGGATACGTGAGGTACTGCGCCAAGGACAGCGAGCGCGACGGCCGCTTCATCGAGGCGGCGGAAGCCGTGATGAAGGAAACGGAAGGCCTTTGA
- the cbiB gene encoding adenosylcobinamide-phosphate synthase CbiB has protein sequence MELWADGILIAVAALLIDRYIGDVPNKYHPLRWMGNLLDAMDRRIHDRKSKMCVLYGFLGYVVILLIFGGAALTITAVLRRGLEGVMEFSIFGIEGDLGEVLWIIVSGLFLKVTFALFAFRRFCSPIQDDLREGRLDDAADKTQMMVNRRTRGMDEAHIASSCCETVSENLVDSVVSPLFYYGLLGLPGAIAFRCSNMMDAMWGHVNEKYYVLGHFPARLDDVLGFIPSRLAPFFEQLAAWLMRLKGRKSAVRAAVREHRKTPSPNSGWPMTAAAAALGISFEKEGVYVMGEGPLPSVDDISRCCRLIEATSLLFAVIAVFPLSALLGVHVQVFAEDFILGLLGVF, from the coding sequence ATGGAACTGTGGGCCGACGGTATACTGATCGCTGTCGCCGCGCTGCTGATCGACCGCTACATCGGCGACGTCCCGAACAAGTACCATCCCCTGAGGTGGATGGGGAACCTGCTGGACGCCATGGACCGCAGGATACACGACCGGAAGTCCAAGATGTGCGTCCTCTACGGGTTCCTGGGATATGTCGTCATCCTCCTGATCTTCGGCGGCGCGGCGCTGACTATCACGGCAGTCCTCCGCAGGGGCCTGGAGGGCGTGATGGAGTTCAGCATCTTCGGGATCGAGGGAGACCTGGGGGAGGTCCTGTGGATCATCGTCTCCGGGCTGTTTCTCAAGGTAACCTTCGCGCTCTTCGCGTTCAGGAGGTTCTGCTCTCCGATACAGGACGACCTCAGGGAGGGCCGCCTGGACGATGCAGCCGACAAGACCCAGATGATGGTCAACCGCAGGACCAGGGGCATGGACGAGGCGCACATCGCCTCGTCGTGCTGCGAGACGGTGTCCGAGAACCTCGTGGACAGTGTGGTGTCCCCCCTCTTCTACTACGGCCTCCTGGGGCTCCCCGGGGCCATCGCTTTCAGGTGCTCCAACATGATGGACGCCATGTGGGGCCACGTGAACGAGAAATACTACGTCCTGGGCCATTTCCCGGCGAGGCTCGACGACGTCCTGGGGTTCATCCCCTCCAGGCTCGCCCCGTTCTTCGAGCAGCTGGCCGCCTGGCTCATGCGGCTAAAGGGCAGGAAGTCTGCGGTGAGGGCCGCCGTCCGCGAGCACAGGAAGACGCCCAGCCCCAACAGCGGATGGCCAATGACGGCCGCTGCCGCCGCCCTGGGGATCTCGTTCGAGAAGGAAGGGGTCTACGTCATGGGCGAGGGCCCCCTTCCGTCGGTAGACGATATATCCAGATGCTGCCGCCTGATAGAGGCCACGTCCCTGCTCTTCGCTGTCATAGCGGTGTTCCCCCTGTCGGCGCTGCTGGGAGTGCATGTACAGGTTTTCGCAGAGGACTTCATCCTCGGTCTGCTAGGAGTGTTCTGA
- the cbiS gene encoding bifunctional adenosylcobinamide hydrolase/alpha-ribazole phosphatase CbiS — MKYVRGCEVIDEGGGNATAVIRLTEKMEVLSSAPMNGGEALTDTVFIMQVPHDYDSVDYLADLEAVRRRHSLPEDSVGFMTAAEVKHVFSVSEDSFGDASAFVAATAGATNAVEAGQELDRWEERKARSEEISRRLAGTINIVAVSSVPLDTAGKTNLFIPIVEAKSLAMRDIGYRETGTTSDAMAVISPVSPRRFGFAGTGTDIGISVARGVRKAVAECLRKRGESPEPESALRMLLRHKVTPGMLWDCASALGLDEGVRGKFKETAEAMASDPDICAVVWGILSAGSASDKGLLCGQDPDYPVEVLSDGTWGIFLAGKISEDRGGDSTIDLMRMRPLKDTMIKEYAEVAAYGLVGGVVGYMTGFSDERRQC, encoded by the coding sequence ATGAAGTATGTGCGCGGTTGCGAGGTGATCGACGAGGGCGGCGGGAACGCCACCGCCGTCATCCGCCTCACAGAGAAGATGGAGGTGCTCAGCAGCGCCCCCATGAACGGAGGGGAGGCCCTCACCGATACGGTGTTCATCATGCAGGTCCCCCACGACTACGACAGCGTGGACTACCTGGCCGACCTGGAGGCCGTCAGGCGCAGGCATTCCCTGCCCGAAGACTCTGTGGGGTTCATGACGGCGGCCGAGGTGAAGCATGTGTTCTCCGTCTCGGAGGACAGCTTCGGCGATGCGAGCGCGTTCGTGGCCGCCACGGCGGGCGCCACCAACGCGGTGGAGGCCGGGCAGGAGCTGGACCGCTGGGAGGAGAGGAAGGCCAGGTCTGAGGAGATATCGAGGAGGCTCGCCGGAACCATCAACATCGTGGCGGTCTCATCGGTGCCGCTAGATACCGCCGGCAAGACAAACCTGTTCATCCCGATCGTGGAGGCCAAATCCCTCGCGATGCGCGACATAGGGTACAGGGAGACCGGCACCACCTCCGATGCGATGGCCGTCATCTCCCCGGTATCGCCGAGGAGGTTCGGCTTCGCGGGCACAGGCACCGACATCGGCATATCGGTCGCCAGAGGGGTCAGGAAGGCGGTCGCGGAGTGTCTGCGCAAGCGCGGGGAATCGCCGGAGCCGGAGAGCGCCCTCAGGATGCTGCTGCGCCACAAGGTCACCCCCGGGATGCTCTGGGACTGCGCTTCCGCTCTCGGCCTCGACGAAGGGGTCCGCGGGAAGTTCAAGGAGACCGCGGAGGCCATGGCCTCGGACCCGGACATATGCGCCGTGGTATGGGGCATCCTGTCGGCCGGCTCTGCATCCGACAAGGGGCTCCTGTGCGGGCAGGACCCGGATTATCCGGTAGAGGTCCTCTCGGACGGGACCTGGGGGATATTCCTGGCAGGGAAGATATCTGAGGACAGGGGAGGCGATTCCACCATCGATCTGATGAGGATGCGCCCTCTCAAAGACACTATGATCAAAGAATACGCCGAGGTCGCCGCCTACGGGCTGGTGGGCGGGGTCGTCGGTTACATGACGGGGTTCTCCGATGAGCGACGGCAGTGCTGA
- the cobS gene encoding adenosylcobinamide-GDP ribazoletransferase, which translates to MSDGSAESGKGGIAAALKAMISFFTIIRLDVGQTEFESMERRFWLAPVIGLLNGLVAGFIVLLLIECGVSSTVAAVFVLVTPFLFSKFLHFDGLTDFGDGMVVSSGKREDHIRALKDTLVGAGGIGTAITVCLISFACYCGLSIYWLIFPAVMIAEIATKNAQVFAAAWGEPGNGMASRQVGFTNKSSAVRSLILSAVLFILVWLAYIIIAGNLGWHKEGQLVAYFAVLALIISSVSGWIMARNANRVFGFVNGDILGASNEICRAAVLTAFCIIAGLWF; encoded by the coding sequence ATGAGCGACGGCAGTGCTGAATCAGGAAAGGGAGGCATCGCCGCCGCCCTGAAGGCGATGATCTCGTTCTTCACCATCATCCGCCTCGATGTCGGGCAGACGGAGTTCGAATCCATGGAACGCAGGTTCTGGCTGGCGCCGGTCATCGGCCTGCTCAACGGCCTTGTCGCCGGGTTCATCGTGCTGCTCCTCATCGAATGCGGGGTCTCCTCGACGGTCGCGGCGGTGTTCGTGCTCGTCACTCCGTTCCTGTTCTCCAAATTCCTGCACTTCGACGGGCTGACCGACTTCGGGGACGGGATGGTTGTCTCTTCTGGTAAGCGCGAGGACCACATACGCGCCCTCAAGGACACCCTGGTCGGCGCCGGAGGCATCGGGACGGCCATAACCGTATGCCTGATATCCTTCGCCTGCTATTGCGGGCTCTCGATATACTGGCTCATCTTCCCGGCCGTTATGATCGCCGAGATCGCCACCAAGAACGCCCAGGTGTTCGCGGCGGCCTGGGGGGAGCCCGGGAACGGCATGGCCTCCCGCCAGGTGGGGTTCACGAACAAATCCTCCGCTGTGCGTTCCCTGATCCTCTCGGCCGTTCTTTTCATCCTCGTGTGGCTGGCCTACATCATCATCGCAGGCAACCTTGGATGGCACAAAGAAGGCCAACTGGTCGCGTACTTCGCCGTGCTGGCACTTATCATATCGTCCGTCTCGGGCTGGATCATGGCGCGCAACGCCAACCGGGTCTTCGGGTTCGTGAACGGCGATATCCTCGGGGCATCGAACGAGATCTGCCGCGCGGCCGTGCTGACGGCCTTCTGCATCATAGCCGGGCTGTGGTTCTGA